The Corynebacterium occultum sequence CGAACTCCACAATCGGGATGTTGAAGGCATCACAGGTGCGGATGAAACGGGCAGCCTTGGTGGCGGCCTTGATGTCGAGGCACCCCGCCAGCACGGTGGGCTGGTTCGCCACCACACCCACGGTACGTCCCTCCACCCGGGCCAGGGCGGTGATGATGTTAGGGGCATGAGCGGCCTGCAGCTCCAGCAGCTCACCATCATCCACCACCCGGGTCAGCACCTCATGGACGTCATAGGTCTGCGCATCCGAATCCGGGATCAGGGAATCCAACTCCCGGTCCGAATCAGTGAGGTTCTCCCGGACCGAACCACTCAGGGCCTCAACGGCAAGCCGGGGTGCCTCGGAACGGTGGTTCGCCGGCAGCTGAGCCAACAGGGAACGCACCCAGTCCAGGGCCGCCAGATCAGACTCGGCGCTGTGATGGGAGGTGCCGTTGTCACGCTGCACCCCCGCACCACCGAGCTCCTGACCACTGATCTCCCTCCCCGCCACCGTGGAGGCGATCCCCGGGGCCGTCAGGTAGAGCTCACTGTCACCCTCAACGGTGACCAGGATGTCGGACAGCGCCGGGATCAGGGCATGCGCCCCCGAGGTGGCACCGGTGACCACGGCGATCTGAGGGATGATGCCGGAAGCCTGGGTGGACAGTGCCAGCACCTTGGCATACATCGCCAGGGACACCACACCCTCCTTCACCCGGGCCCCCGCACCCTCATGGACGCCGATCAGCGGGACACCCGTCTTGGTGGCCAGCTGCAGGATCTTGATCAGCTTCTCGCCGTAGACCTCACCCATCGCACCCTCGAAGATGCTGGCATCCTGGGAAAAGACACACACCTTCCGGCCCGCGACGGTGCCATAACCGGTGACCACGCCATCCGTCACCGGGCGGTTGGCCTCCATACCGAAAGCGGTGGCACGGTGTCGGGCGAGGGCATCGACCTCGACGAAGGAACCCTCGTCAAGGAGGTGGGTGATTCGTTCCCGGGCGGTGGCACGGCCAGCGGCGTGGGTGGCCGCAACGGCGGCCTCGCCTACCGGGGCCAAGGTTTCGGACAGACGCTTACGCAG is a genomic window containing:
- a CDS encoding acyl-CoA carboxylase subunit beta translates to MTAAESDLTTTSGKLADLRKRLSETLAPVGEAAVAATHAAGRATARERITHLLDEGSFVEVDALARHRATAFGMEANRPVTDGVVTGYGTVAGRKVCVFSQDASIFEGAMGEVYGEKLIKILQLATKTGVPLIGVHEGAGARVKEGVVSLAMYAKVLALSTQASGIIPQIAVVTGATSGAHALIPALSDILVTVEGDSELYLTAPGIASTVAGREISGQELGGAGVQRDNGTSHHSAESDLAALDWVRSLLAQLPANHRSEAPRLAVEALSGSVRENLTDSDRELDSLIPDSDAQTYDVHEVLTRVVDDGELLELQAAHAPNIITALARVEGRTVGVVANQPTVLAGCLDIKAATKAARFIRTCDAFNIPIVEFVDAPGFLPGTEQEHGGILAAVAKLSYATAEASVGKITVITRKALGGAYVVMGAKDLGTDLVFAWPTAEIAVTDAPSAVESIYADKLSRAAEKGEDVAALAADYAAEYEESHINPYLAAERGLVDAVIPPSETRGNIIEGLRLLDRKVLQPLAKKHGNIPL